In the genome of uncultured Cohaesibacter sp., one region contains:
- a CDS encoding DUF1328 domain-containing protein encodes MLYYALVFFIIAVIAGVLGFGGIAGASAGIAQILFVLFFVFLVLSLFAHLLRGR; translated from the coding sequence ATGCTTTATTATGCTTTGGTATTCTTTATCATCGCCGTTATTGCAGGGGTGCTGGGATTCGGTGGAATTGCAGGGGCTTCGGCAGGTATCGCTCAGATTCTGTTCGTCCTATTCTTTGTATTCCTTGTCCTATCCCTGTTTGCCCATCTGCTCAGAGGGCGATAA
- a CDS encoding CsbD family protein: protein MNWNQVEGNWEQLKGKVQEQWGKLTNDDVDIIAGNRKQLAGKIQERYGKAQEEAEREIDSWISRH from the coding sequence ATGAATTGGAATCAGGTTGAAGGCAATTGGGAACAGCTCAAGGGTAAGGTTCAGGAACAGTGGGGCAAGCTGACCAACGATGATGTCGATATCATCGCAGGCAATCGCAAGCAGCTCGCTGGCAAGATTCAGGAGCGCTATGGCAAGGCTCAGGAAGAAGCCGAGCGCGAGATCGACAGCTGGATCTCCCGTCACTGA